A part of Streptomyces sp. NBC_00557 genomic DNA contains:
- the miaA gene encoding tRNA (adenosine(37)-N6)-dimethylallyltransferase MiaA: MSSAPSTPRVIAVVGPTAAGKSDLGVFLAQQLGGEVVNADSMQLYRGMDIGTAKLTPEERGGVPHHLLDIWDVTVTASVAEYQKLARARIDALLAEGRWPILVGGSGLYVRGAVDNLEFPGTDPVVRSRLEEELALRGSGALHARLAAADPEAARAILPSNGRRIVRALEVIEITGRPFTANLPGHDSVYDTVQIGVDVARPELDERIARRVDRMWEAGLVDEVRALEAQGLREGRTASRALGYQQVLAALAGECTEAEARAETVRATKRFARRQDSWFRRDPRVHWLSGAVADRGELPHQALALVERPVTA, from the coding sequence GTGAGCAGTGCACCCTCCACCCCCCGCGTCATCGCCGTCGTCGGACCCACCGCGGCCGGAAAGTCCGATCTCGGCGTCTTCCTCGCCCAGCAGCTCGGCGGGGAGGTCGTCAACGCGGACTCCATGCAGCTGTACCGAGGGATGGACATCGGCACCGCCAAGCTGACACCCGAGGAGCGCGGCGGCGTCCCGCACCATCTGCTCGACATCTGGGACGTCACCGTCACCGCCTCCGTCGCCGAGTACCAGAAGCTGGCCCGCGCCCGGATCGACGCACTGCTCGCCGAGGGCCGGTGGCCCATCCTGGTCGGCGGCTCCGGCCTCTACGTCCGTGGGGCCGTCGACAACCTGGAGTTCCCCGGCACCGACCCCGTGGTCCGGTCCCGCCTGGAGGAGGAGCTGGCGCTGCGCGGTTCCGGCGCGCTGCACGCCCGGCTGGCCGCCGCCGACCCGGAGGCCGCCCGCGCGATCCTGCCGAGCAACGGCCGCCGTATCGTCCGGGCACTGGAAGTGATCGAGATCACCGGGCGGCCCTTCACCGCGAACCTGCCGGGCCACGACTCCGTGTACGACACCGTCCAGATCGGGGTCGACGTGGCCCGTCCGGAACTGGACGAGCGCATCGCGCGCCGCGTCGACCGGATGTGGGAGGCCGGTCTCGTGGACGAGGTGCGCGCCCTGGAAGCGCAGGGGTTGCGCGAGGGGCGCACGGCGTCGCGTGCGCTGGGTTACCAGCAGGTGCTGGCGGCGCTCGCCGGGGAGTGCACGGAAGCGGAAGCGCGGGCCGAGACCGTGCGTGCGACCAAGCGCTTCGCGCGCCGTCAGGATTCGTGGTTCAGGCGCGATCCCCGGGTGCACTGGCTGAGCGGGGCCGTGGCGGACCGCGGGGAACTTCCGCACCAGGCCCTGGCGTTGGTCGAACGACCGGTTACAGCCTGA
- a CDS encoding antitoxin, which produces MGLMDNMKAKLGPARDKVSDLARQHGDKVQHGIDKAAKAVDERTKGKYSDRIQAGTGKAKEAFDRLAHKEGPGTATGPGRPTSPTPPEGPPPAS; this is translated from the coding sequence ATGGGTCTGATGGACAACATGAAGGCCAAGCTCGGCCCGGCCAGGGACAAGGTGTCGGACCTGGCGCGACAGCACGGGGACAAGGTCCAGCACGGCATCGACAAGGCCGCGAAGGCCGTGGACGAGCGGACCAAGGGGAAGTACAGCGACAGGATCCAGGCGGGCACCGGGAAGGCCAAGGAGGCGTTCGACCGCCTCGCGCACAAGGAAGGCCCCGGCACGGCGACGGGCCCCGGCCGGCCGACGAGCCCCACCCCGCCGGAGGGACCGCCACCGGCTTCCTGA
- a CDS encoding class III extradiol dioxygenase subunit B-like domain-containing protein — MLVAAAVCPCPPLLVPEVAAGAAPEMDAARSACSDALGVLAAARPDLLVVVGPGGESGGGTFPQGTPGSFRGFGVDVRVRLGSAGYTGSEPSEPSEPFEPSERELPPSLAVGAWLLERTGWADAPIEGLGVEESLTPERCAEAGRETGARAERVALLVMGDASACRTVKAPGYLDERAAPFDAEVARALGTADVPALQALDPALAHELKASGRAPWQILAGAAQDTALTGSLLYEDAPYGVGYVVATWS, encoded by the coding sequence ATGCTTGTCGCCGCCGCTGTCTGTCCGTGCCCTCCGCTGCTCGTGCCCGAGGTGGCCGCGGGCGCCGCTCCCGAGATGGACGCCGCGCGCTCGGCGTGCTCCGACGCGCTGGGCGTGCTCGCGGCCGCCCGTCCGGACCTTCTGGTGGTCGTCGGGCCCGGCGGGGAGAGCGGGGGCGGAACATTCCCGCAGGGCACTCCGGGATCCTTCCGCGGGTTCGGGGTCGACGTGCGGGTACGGCTGGGCTCCGCCGGGTACACCGGCTCCGAGCCCTCCGAGCCCTCCGAGCCCTTCGAGCCCTCCGAGCGTGAGCTGCCGCCGTCGCTGGCCGTCGGCGCGTGGCTGCTGGAGCGGACCGGCTGGGCCGATGCCCCGATCGAGGGGCTCGGGGTCGAGGAGTCGCTGACGCCCGAGCGGTGCGCCGAAGCCGGCCGCGAGACCGGCGCCCGGGCGGAGCGGGTGGCGCTGCTGGTGATGGGAGACGCCAGCGCGTGCCGGACGGTCAAGGCTCCGGGCTACCTGGACGAGCGGGCGGCGCCCTTCGACGCGGAGGTCGCGCGGGCGCTGGGCACGGCGGACGTCCCGGCCCTCCAGGCGCTCGACCCCGCCCTGGCGCACGAACTGAAGGCCTCCGGCCGGGCCCCCTGGCAGATCCTGGCCGGCGCCGCGCAGGACACGGCCCTCACCGGCTCCCTGCTGTACGAGGACGCGCCGTACGGCGTGGGGTATGTAGTGGCCACTTGGTCCTAG
- the miaB gene encoding tRNA (N6-isopentenyl adenosine(37)-C2)-methylthiotransferase MiaB has product MTSSSDRSPAVDVHAPKSYEIRTYGCQMNVHDSERLAGLLEEAGYVRAPEGADGDADVVVFNTCAVRENADNRLYGNLGRLAPKKASRPGMQIAVGGCLAQKDRDTIVKKAPWVDVVFGTHNIGKLPVLLERARVQDEAQVEIAESLEAFPSTLPTRRESAYAAWVSISVGCNNTCTFCIVPALRGKEKDRRPGDILAEVEALVAEGVSEITLLGQNVNAYGSDIGDREAFSKLLRACGTIEGLERVRFTSPHPRDFTDDVIAAMAETPNVMPQLHMPLQSGSDTVLKAMRRSYRQERYLGIIEKVRAAIPHAAITTDIIVGFPGETEEDFEQTLHVVREARFAQAFTFQYSKRPGTPAATMENQIPKEVVQARYERLVALQEEISWEENKKQVGRTLELMVAEGEGRKDGATHRLSGRAPDNRLVHFTKPEQQVRPGDVVTVEVTYAAPHHLLAEGPVLSVRRTRAGDAWEKRNAAEAAKPAGVMLGLPRVGAPEPLPVATGSGCGCD; this is encoded by the coding sequence ATGACCAGCAGCAGCGACCGGAGCCCCGCAGTGGACGTGCACGCACCCAAGAGCTACGAGATCCGCACCTATGGGTGCCAGATGAACGTCCACGATTCCGAGCGATTGGCCGGCCTGCTGGAAGAGGCCGGATACGTGCGGGCCCCCGAGGGGGCGGACGGGGACGCCGACGTGGTCGTGTTCAACACGTGCGCGGTGCGGGAGAACGCCGACAACCGGCTGTACGGCAACCTCGGCCGGCTCGCGCCGAAGAAGGCCTCGCGGCCCGGCATGCAGATCGCGGTCGGCGGCTGCCTCGCGCAGAAGGACCGCGACACCATCGTGAAGAAGGCGCCCTGGGTGGACGTCGTCTTCGGCACGCACAACATCGGCAAGCTGCCCGTCCTGCTGGAGCGCGCCCGGGTGCAGGACGAGGCGCAGGTCGAGATCGCCGAGTCGCTGGAGGCGTTCCCGTCGACGCTGCCGACGCGGCGCGAGAGCGCGTATGCGGCCTGGGTGTCGATCTCCGTCGGCTGCAACAACACCTGCACCTTCTGTATCGTCCCGGCCCTGCGCGGCAAGGAGAAGGACCGCCGGCCCGGCGACATCCTCGCCGAGGTCGAGGCGCTGGTCGCCGAGGGCGTCTCCGAGATCACGCTCCTCGGCCAGAACGTCAACGCCTACGGCTCCGACATCGGCGACCGCGAGGCCTTCAGCAAGCTGCTGCGCGCCTGCGGCACCATCGAGGGCCTGGAGCGGGTCCGCTTCACCTCCCCGCACCCGCGCGACTTCACCGACGACGTGATCGCCGCCATGGCCGAGACCCCGAACGTGATGCCGCAGCTGCACATGCCGCTGCAGTCCGGCTCCGACACCGTGCTGAAGGCGATGCGCCGCTCCTACCGCCAGGAGCGCTACCTCGGGATCATCGAGAAGGTCCGGGCCGCCATCCCGCACGCCGCGATCACCACCGACATCATCGTGGGCTTCCCCGGCGAGACCGAGGAGGACTTCGAGCAGACCCTGCACGTCGTCCGTGAGGCCCGGTTCGCGCAGGCCTTCACCTTCCAGTACTCCAAGCGGCCCGGCACCCCGGCCGCCACGATGGAGAACCAGATCCCCAAGGAGGTCGTCCAGGCGCGCTACGAGCGGCTGGTCGCACTCCAGGAGGAGATCTCCTGGGAGGAGAACAAGAAGCAGGTCGGCCGCACGCTGGAGCTGATGGTCGCCGAGGGCGAAGGCCGCAAGGACGGCGCCACGCACCGCCTCTCCGGCCGCGCCCCCGACAACCGCCTGGTCCACTTCACCAAGCCGGAGCAGCAGGTGCGCCCGGGTGACGTGGTCACGGTCGAGGTGACGTACGCCGCCCCGCACCACCTCCTCGCCGAGGGCCCCGTCCTGTCCGTGCGCCGCACGCGCGCGGGCGACGCCTGGGAGAAGCGCAACGCCGCCGAGGCCGCCAAGCCGGCCGGCGTCATGCTGGGCCTGCCGAGGGTCGGCGCGCCGGAGCCGCTGCCGGTCGCGACGGGCAGCGGTTGCGGCTGCGACTGA
- a CDS encoding SRPBCC family protein — MSTLELHVDVDVPIDAAWDSLHRLENYPRFVQGVRGARTEAGGRAHLEVEAGGRSREVEAEVTDRGEHVMEWLTRGAPELAGSFSVQPIDQNHTRIQARVEYDPETVRGTFGGPKGFAQTNAIQRLVRSDLEHFKEYVERG; from the coding sequence ATGAGCACCCTCGAACTGCACGTCGACGTCGACGTCCCGATCGACGCGGCCTGGGATTCCCTGCACCGGCTGGAGAACTACCCGCGCTTCGTGCAAGGAGTGCGGGGCGCCCGTACGGAGGCGGGCGGCCGAGCACATCTGGAGGTGGAGGCGGGCGGCCGTTCCCGTGAGGTCGAGGCCGAGGTGACCGACCGCGGTGAGCACGTGATGGAGTGGCTCACCAGGGGCGCCCCGGAGCTGGCGGGTTCCTTCTCGGTCCAGCCGATCGACCAGAACCACACCCGGATCCAGGCACGGGTGGAGTACGACCCCGAGACCGTCCGGGGCACCTTCGGCGGTCCGAAGGGGTTCGCCCAGACCAACGCGATCCAGCGGCTCGTCCGCAGCGATCTGGAGCACTTCAAGGAGTACGTGGAGCGCGGGTGA
- a CDS encoding protein-L-isoaspartate(D-aspartate) O-methyltransferase: MHAVPGAPDDLVRALVAAGIADERLLEAVRATPRAAFVPAGERAAAYQDVPVPIGEGQVTTQPSLSALMIEALSLSGSEHVLEVGTGLGFQTALLARLAADVVSVEMRPDIARRARENLARHGVPNVDLRVGDGSGGVPDRAPYDAVLVSAAFPEVPAPLAAQVRPGGRLVQPVGPGGHEQVVCFARTASGLTRLRVVTGACFVRLRGRYGFPPDEAE; this comes from the coding sequence GTGCACGCCGTACCCGGAGCACCGGACGATCTCGTGCGGGCCCTGGTGGCCGCCGGGATCGCGGACGAGCGGCTGCTCGAAGCCGTGCGGGCGACGCCCCGGGCGGCGTTCGTCCCGGCCGGCGAGCGGGCCGCCGCCTACCAGGACGTGCCCGTCCCGATCGGCGAGGGGCAGGTCACCACGCAGCCCTCGCTGTCCGCCCTCATGATCGAGGCCCTCTCGCTGAGCGGGTCGGAGCACGTCCTCGAGGTCGGCACGGGCCTCGGATTCCAGACCGCGCTGCTCGCGCGGCTGGCCGCCGACGTGGTCAGCGTGGAGATGAGGCCGGACATAGCCCGCCGGGCGCGCGAGAACCTGGCGCGTCACGGTGTGCCGAACGTGGACCTGCGGGTCGGCGACGGCAGCGGCGGCGTGCCGGACCGGGCGCCGTACGACGCCGTCCTCGTGTCGGCCGCGTTCCCCGAGGTGCCCGCTCCGCTGGCCGCGCAGGTGCGGCCGGGTGGCCGCCTGGTGCAGCCGGTCGGGCCGGGCGGGCACGAGCAGGTCGTGTGCTTCGCGCGCACCGCCTCCGGGCTGACGCGGCTGCGGGTGGTGACCGGGGCCTGCTTCGTCCGGCTGCGGGGGCGGTACGGCTTCCCGCCGGACGAGGCGGAGTGA